CGGCCCGGTGCTGCTCACCCTGGGACTGGCCGTCACGACGATGTACACCCAGGCGAGTGCGCTGGCGCCGGCACTGCAGAGCGAGTGGCTGATCGTCCACGTCTCGGTCGCGTTCATCTCCAGCGCCCTGTTCACGATCGCCTTCTCGGTCAACGTGCTGCAGCTGGTCCAGGACCGCCGGGAGCGGGCCCGGGCCGCCGGCGCCCCACCGCGCGGCGGCCGCTTCATGGACGCGCTGCCGTCCGCCGCCGACCTCGAGCGCCTCGCCTACCGGCTCATCGCCGTGTCGTTCCCGCTGTGGAGCTTCACCCTGGTCGCTGGTGCCATCTGGGCCGAGGTGGCCTGGGGACGGTACTGGGGCTGGGACCCCAAGGAGGTGTGGACGTTCGTCATCTGGGTGGTCTACGCCGCGTACCTGCACGCCCGGGCGACCCGCGGGTGGGACGGGCGGCGGGCGGCCTACCTGGCGATGGCCGGGTACGCCGCGGTCCTCGTGAACTTCGGGATCGTCAACGTCTTCTTCCCCGGCAACCACTCCTACGCCGGGATCGGCTGAGGCGCGGGCCGCCGCTCACGGCTCCTGGCGGCCACCGCCGTTGTCGTCCCGGCGGCGCAGGTCCTCCTCCCAGCGGCGCAGCCGCTCCTCCTGCGCCTGCTGCCGCTTGCGGTCCTCGAGCCGCCGGAGGAAGTCCGGGTCGTCGTCCGGGGCCACCGTCTGGCCGCCGCGGGGTGCGGGACCGGGGTCGGCGTGGTTACGGCCCAGCAGCACCCAGGCGATGGGTCCGAACACCGGCAGCAGCAGGATGACGAGCAGCCAGACACTGCGAGGCAGGCCCTGGAGCTCGCGCTCGTCCGTGCCCAGACAGTCCACGACGGCGTAGACGGTCAGGCCGATCGCGAGCAGGACGGCGAGCGCTCGAAGCACCTCACCACTGTACGTCGCGGGCGTACGGGCACGGGCCGGCGGTCAGCGGTCCCCGTCGACGGGTGGCCGCTCCAGGGAGGAGTCCTCGGCGGCGGCGTCCTCGTCGATGGCGCGGTCGAGCCGTCCTCGCCGCTGCGTCGTCCGCTGCTGGGTCCGCGCCGCGATGGCGGTGGTCATCTCCTCCCGGGCGTTGCCGAGCACGACGAACGACAGCGCCATGGACACCACCGCCGCGAGGAGTACGAGCAGCCACCCGCGCGCGCCGAGCACGAAGAGCACGCCGAGGACGGCGACGAAGAGGCCCAGCCGCAGGACGGTGTACTTCAGGTACGGGGACACGTCCTCAAGGCTAGGCCGCCCCTCACCCCGCCGCCCCACCCTCCCCGTGATCATGCAATCCCGCCACCCTGCACGTCCTCCCCGTGATCATGCAATCCCGCCACCCTGGCCCACAGAATGCTGGATCCAGTCCAGGTCTGCCCGCGTGTCGCGCCAACAACCCAGCATTCTGGGTGAGGTGGGGTGGCGGCACGGCGCGTACGGCGCGTGCTGCGCGTGCTGCGCGCAGCAGGGTTCCTCGCTACAGCGCCAGCCCCACCCCGAGCAGCAGACCGTAGGCCAGCTCGAACCGACCGGTGTCCCGCAGCACCGCGACGAGCGCGGGCCCGGTCGCCCCGCCGCGCACCGTGCGCACCGGCGTGACCGCCAGCGGGACGGCGAGCAGCCCGAGCAGCGCGCCG
This DNA window, taken from Kineosporiaceae bacterium SCSIO 59966, encodes the following:
- the ccsB gene encoding c-type cytochrome biogenesis protein CcsB; amino-acid sequence: MTVDLALLSDALVYSAIVVYTVALLAFAVDLSGTGRTAGRTASEPERELASVGAGVSPPVESVPPPVESVPPPADAEPGAADAAGGPGGRRRAAGIAVALTWLAFLLHVGGVLARGLSVQRAPWSNMYEFSISGAAVVTGVFLVALAWRDLRYLGTFVIGPVLLTLGLAVTTMYTQASALAPALQSEWLIVHVSVAFISSALFTIAFSVNVLQLVQDRRERARAAGAPPRGGRFMDALPSAADLERLAYRLIAVSFPLWSFTLVAGAIWAEVAWGRYWGWDPKEVWTFVIWVVYAAYLHARATRGWDGRRAAYLAMAGYAAVLVNFGIVNVFFPGNHSYAGIG
- a CDS encoding DUF4229 domain-containing protein — encoded protein: MSPYLKYTVLRLGLFVAVLGVLFVLGARGWLLVLLAAVVSMALSFVVLGNAREEMTTAIAARTQQRTTQRRGRLDRAIDEDAAAEDSSLERPPVDGDR